The proteins below are encoded in one region of Loxodonta africana isolate mLoxAfr1 chromosome 5, mLoxAfr1.hap2, whole genome shotgun sequence:
- the KIAA0232 gene encoding uncharacterized protein KIAA0232 homolog isoform X2 — protein sequence MRPVLTVVVAGLPPGGASSSHPGPGSVSEMSLLHALGPVQTWLGQELEKCGIDAVIYTRYVLSLLLQDSYDYDLQEQENDIFLGWEKGAYKKWGKSKKKCSDLTLEEMKKQAAVQCLRSASDESSGIETLVEELCSRLRDLQSEQEEKIHKKLEGSPSPEAETSPTARDQVEMYYEAFPPLSEKPVCLQEIMTVWNKSKVCSHSSSSSSSTAPPASTDTSSPKDGHSESEAARERGRGAPCSAHETAPGRSWSEKESKLSSGMPEELPASYKKQARHRPEGKARPRSWSSGSSEAGSSSSGTQGEPRVPTKCVKVRHRAREARNKKGRSGQSRFPAKSGEKAERGVRTGSSSSSGGGSIKQLCKRGKRPLKEPGRRDSGGTEGKDLCVESRSDREYKEEPLWYTEPIAEYFIPSSRKSKLETTYRHRPELSALTPEAGGELSEAVHGLCVSSSTHKTYLTAGTFIDGHFVEMPAVGEAADLPGTSFCSPPEDNKYLDDIHLSELTHFYEVDIDQSMLDPGASETVRGESRILNLIRQKGSERTGFEAECCIVLDGMELQGERAIWTDPASAGGAEGLLLQAGAGNLAQFWDGCSSSSGDADAESFGGDSPIRLSPLLDGAMHNSDLLTGNHELFSDVHEGSSVNSCFSVFEVQCSDSVLPFSFETLNLGNEDTDFSGNVLGKTQSRLLIWTKNSAFEENEHCSNLSTRTCSPWSHSEETRSDNETLSVQFEESTQFSAEDINYVVPRVSSNYVDEELLDFLRGEACQQNSRTLGEIPTVLFKKKSKLESVCGIQLEHKPEGRDFETAHVCGGGSPPGDSYHSGAMKGIWTHVAGGNPVATLDTEKMDGEPFSADVNSYCCCLDAEAETEALQEASKAVQRSEYRLWEGQKGGLEKRAFVPSEPAEVDGGDYTMPSRPWDAVQEKESAFILGGVYGELKTFSSEGEWAVVPPGPSRGSLLQCAASDVVTIAGTDVFMTPGNSFAPGHRQLWRPLVSFEQNDPPKSRESGWNKGFSFIFHEDLLGACGNFPVEDPGLECPFSSLGLSSPLSQVLHVECSFEPEGIASFSPGFKPKSILCSDSDGEVFHPRTCGVDRTQYRAIRISPRTHFRPISASELSPGGGSESESESEKEEVSIPIPPQVDAFQDPQADLKPLEEDAEKEGHYYGKSELESGKFLPRLKKSGMEKSAQTSLDSQEEAAGVLPAGKPSPCVGCSSSETLQIGLGSSEANCKIMAQCEEEISHFCSCKAGCQFPACEDNRVSSGELDEFPVLNADVQGTRRHQEKPTWWGKALFSPLFPASECEECYTNAKGENGLEEYPDIKDMPSDEHLLDFNRVSSVYEARCTGERLSGAQAHSFRRKGFP from the exons GAGAATGACATCTTCCTGGGCTGGGAGAAAGGAGCTTACAAGAAATGGGGAAAGAGCAAGAAAAAGTGTTCAGACCTAACtctggaagaaatgaaaaagcagGCTGCTGTCCAGTGTCTTCGATCTGCATCTGATGAG AGCTCGGGCATCGAGACTCTAGTGGAGGAGCTGTGCTCCAGGCTGAGGGACCTGCAGAGTGAGCAAG AAGAGAAGATTCACAAGAAGCTGGAGGGGTCCCCCTCCCCGGAGGCAGAAACGTCCCCCACAGCGAGGGATCAGGTGGAAAT GTACTACGAAGCATTTCCACCACTTTCTGAGAAACCAGTTTGCCTGCAAGAAATCATGACCGTGTGGAACAAGTCCAAAGTCTGTTCTCACTCTAGCTCTTCTTCATCATCCACAGCCCCACCAGCCAGCACGGACACGTCCTCTCCCAAGGATGGCCACAGTGAGAGTGAGGCCGCCAGGGAAAGGGGCAGGGGAGCACCCTGCAGCGCACATGAGACGGCCCCAGGCAGGAGTTGGAGCGAGAAGGAGAGCAAGCTCAGCAGCGGCATGCCTGAAGAGCTGCCCGCATCCTACAAGAAGCAGGCCCGGCACAGGCCAGAGGGGAAGGCCCGCCCTCGCTCCTGGTCTTCGGGCTCCAGTGAGGCTGGCTCAAGCTCCAGTGGCACCCAGGGAGAGCCGAGGGTGCCCACCAAGTGTGTCAAAGTGAGGCACAGGGCACGGGAGGCACGAAACAAGAAGGGACGCAGCGGGCAGAGCCGGTTTCCGGCAAAGAGTGGCGAGAAGGCAGAGAGAGGCGTCCGCActgggagcagcagcagcagcggtggGGGTTCCATCAAGCAGCTGTGCAAACGGGGGAAGAGGCCGCTCAAGGAGCCGGGGAGGAGAGACTCTGGTGGCACAGAAGGAAAGGACCTGTGTGTGGAGAGCAGGAGTGACAGGGAGTACAAAGAGGAGCCACTGTGGTATACCGAGCCCATTGCCGAGTACTTCATTCCCTCGAGCAGAAAGAGCAAGCTGGAGACCACGTACCGCCACAGGCCGGAGCTGAGTGCGCTGACGCCGGAAGCCGGCGGGGAGCTGTCAGAAGCAGTGCATGGCCTGTGTGTCAGCAGCAGCACCCACAAAACATACCTCACGGCAGGCACCTTCATCGATGGTCATTTTGTAGAAATGCCTGCAGTTGGTGAGGCTGCTGACCTCCCTGGGACCTCGTTCTGTTCTCCGCCGGAGGACAACAAATACCTGGATGACATTCATCTGTCAGAACTCACACACTTCTATGAAGTGGATATCGATCAATCCATGTTGGATCCTGGTGCCTCAGAAACAGTGCGAGGAGAAAGTCGGATCTTGAACTTGATTCGGCAGAAAGGCAGTGAGAGGACGGGTTTTGAGGCAGAATGTTGCATAGTGTTAGATGGGATGGAGTTGCAAGGGGAGCGTGCAATATGGACAGACCCCGCCAGCGCGGGGGGTGCCGAGGGCCTGCTGCTGCAGGCAGGCGCTGGGAACCTGGCTCAGTTCTGGGACGGCTGCTCGTCCAGCTCTGGCGACGCCGACGCCGAGAGCTTTGGGGGAGACTCTCCCATCCGGCTCTCCCCGCTCTTGGATGGCGCGATGCATAACTCAGACTTGCTGACCGGCAATCACGAGCTCTTTTCAGACGTTCATGAAGGATCTAGTGTCAACTCCTGTTTTTCAGTGTTTGAAGTGCAATGCAGTgattctgttctacccttttctTTTGAAACACTCAACTTGGGAAACGAAGATACAGATTTTAGTGGTAATGTGCTTGGGAAAACACAATCTAGATTGCTAATATGGACCAAAAATAGTGCCTTTGAAGAAAACGAACACTGTTCCAATCTTTCAACGAGAACGTGTAGTCCCTGGTCCCATTCAGAAGAGACACGTTCAGACAATGAGACGCTAAGTGTCCAGTTTGAAGAGTCCACGCAGTTTAGTGCAGAGGATATTAATTATGTCGTCCCTAGAGTCTCGTCAAATTACGTAGATGAAGAACTCCTAGATTTTTTGCGAGGTGAAGCTTGCCAGCAAAACAGTAGAACTTTGGGAGAAATTCCTACAGTACTTTTCAAAAAGAAATCTAAATTAGAATCTGTCTGCGGAATTCAGTTAGAACACAAACCGGAAGGCAGAGACTTTGAGACTGCACATGTGTGTGGCGGAGGCAGCCCACCTGGGGACAGCTACCACTCAGGGGCCATGAAGGGTATCTGGACACACGTGGCGGGGGGAAACCCAGTGGCCACGCTGGACACAGAAAAGATGGACGGTGAGCCGTTCTCTGCAGACGTAAATAGCTACTGCTGCTGTCTAGACGCTGAGGCAGAAACCGAAGCCCTCCAGGAAGCCAGCAAGGCCGTGCAGAGGTCGGAGTACCGTCTGTGGGAGGGGCAGAAGGGGGGCCTGGAGAAACGCGCGTTTGTCCCCAGCGAGCCAGCAGAGGTGGACGGGGGTGACTACACAATGCCCTCGAGGCCATGGGATGCGGTCCAGGAGAAGGAGAGTGCCTTCATCCTGGGGGGCGTCTATGGGGAGCTCAAGACCTTCAGCAGTGAGGGGGAGTGGGCCGTGGTGCCGCCTGGCCCCTCCAGGGGCAGCCTGCTGCAGTGTGCCGCCTCTGATGTTGTGACCATTGCTGGCACTGATGTCTTCATGACGCCCGGAAACAGCTTTGCTCCAGGCCACAGGCAGCTGTGGAGGCCCTTGGTGTCCTTTGAACAGAACGACCCTCCCAAGAGCAGGGAGAGTGGGTGGAATAAGGGGTTTTCTTTCATCTTCCATGAAGACTTGCTGGGTGCGTGTGGCAACTTTCCAGTTGAGGACCCTGGGCTGGAGTGTCCATTCTCCTCCTTGGGCCTGAGCAGTCCGCTCTCACAGGTCCTCCACGTCGAGTGCTCCTTTGAGCCCGAAGGGATTGCCTCGTTCAGCCCTGGTTTTAAGCCCAAGTCCATCCTCTGCTCCGACTCAGACGGCGAGGTGTTCCACCCCAGGACGTGCGGCGTCGACAGGACTCAGTACAGGGCCATCCGCATCTCTCCCCGGACCCACTTTCGCCCCATATCAGCATCTGAGCTGTCCCCGGGAGGGGGGAGTGAGTCCGAGTCTGAGTCTGAGAAAGAGGAAGTGAGTATCCCCATCCCTCCTCAGGTGGACGCCTTCCAGGACCCACAGGCGGACCTCAAGCCTCTTGAAGAAGATGCAGAGAAAGAAGGCCATTACTACGGGAAGTCGGAGCTCGAGTCCGGAAAATTCCTCCCCAGGCTAAAAAAGTCTGGGATGGAGAAGAGTGCACAGACATCCCTGGATTCCCAGGAAGAGGCAGCCGGTGTCCTGCCAGCAGGAAAACCGAGTCCGTGTGTGGGGTGCAGCTCGAGCGAGACCCTGCAGATAGGCTTAGGAAGCTCAGAAGCAAATTGCAAAATAATGGCACAGTGCGAAGAAGAAATTAGTCATTTTTGCAGTTGTAAAGCAGGTTGTCAGTTTCCTGCTTGTGAAGATAATCGGGTGTCTTCAGGGGAGCTGGACGAG TTTCCTGTGTTGAACGCGGACGTGCAGGGAACGAGGAGACATCAGGAGAAGCCGACCTGGTGGGGAAAAGCCCtgttctctcctctctttcctgcGTCCGAGTGTGAAG AGTGTTACACGAATGCCAAGGGAGAGAACGGTCTAGAAGAATACCCAGATATTAAAGACATGCCCAGCGACGAGCACCTGCTGGACTTCAATAGG GTGTCCTCAGTGTACGAAGCCAGGTGCACCGGGGAGAGGCTCTCGGGAGCACAGGCACACAGCTTCCGCAGAAAG GGTTTCCCCTAA
- the KIAA0232 gene encoding uncharacterized protein KIAA0232 homolog isoform X5, which produces MRPVLTVVVAGLPPGGASSSHPGPGSVSEMSLLHALGPVQTWLGQELEKCGIDAVIYTRYVLSLLLQDSYDYDLQEQENDIFLGWEKGAYKKWGKSKKKCSDLTLEEMKKQAAVQCLRSASDESSGIETLVEELCSRLRDLQSEQEEKIHKKLEGSPSPEAETSPTARDQVEMYYEAFPPLSEKPVCLQEIMTVWNKSKVCSHSSSSSSSTAPPASTDTSSPKDGHSESEAARERGRGAPCSAHETAPGRSWSEKESKLSSGMPEELPASYKKQARHRPEGKARPRSWSSGSSEAGSSSSGTQGEPRVPTKCVKVRHRAREARNKKGRSGQSRFPAKSGEKAERGVRTGSSSSSGGGSIKQLCKRGKRPLKEPGRRDSGGTEGKDLCVESRSDREYKEEPLWYTEPIAEYFIPSSRKSKLETTYRHRPELSALTPEAGGELSEAVHGLCVSSSTHKTYLTAGTFIDGHFVEMPAVGEAADLPGTSFCSPPEDNKYLDDIHLSELTHFYEVDIDQSMLDPGASETVRGESRILNLIRQKGSERTGFEAECCIVLDGMELQGERAIWTDPASAGGAEGLLLQAGAGNLAQFWDGCSSSSGDADAESFGGDSPIRLSPLLDGAMHNSDLLTGNHELFSDVHEGSSVNSCFSVFEVQCSDSVLPFSFETLNLGNEDTDFSGNVLGKTQSRLLIWTKNSAFEENEHCSNLSTRTCSPWSHSEETRSDNETLSVQFEESTQFSAEDINYVVPRVSSNYVDEELLDFLRGEACQQNSRTLGEIPTVLFKKKSKLESVCGIQLEHKPEGRDFETAHVCGGGSPPGDSYHSGAMKGIWTHVAGGNPVATLDTEKMDGEPFSADVNSYCCCLDAEAETEALQEASKAVQRSEYRLWEGQKGGLEKRAFVPSEPAEVDGGDYTMPSRPWDAVQEKESAFILGGVYGELKTFSSEGEWAVVPPGPSRGSLLQCAASDVVTIAGTDVFMTPGNSFAPGHRQLWRPLVSFEQNDPPKSRESGWNKGFSFIFHEDLLGACGNFPVEDPGLECPFSSLGLSSPLSQVLHVECSFEPEGIASFSPGFKPKSILCSDSDGEVFHPRTCGVDRTQYRAIRISPRTHFRPISASELSPGGGSESESESEKEEVSIPIPPQVDAFQDPQADLKPLEEDAEKEGHYYGKSELESGKFLPRLKKSGMEKSAQTSLDSQEEAAGVLPAGKPSPCVGCSSSETLQIGLGSSEANCKIMAQCEEEISHFCSCKAGCQFPACEDNRVSSGELDEFPVLNADVQGTRRHQEKPTWWGKALFSPLFPASECEECYTNAKGENGLEEYPDIKDMPSDEHLLDFNRGFP; this is translated from the exons GAGAATGACATCTTCCTGGGCTGGGAGAAAGGAGCTTACAAGAAATGGGGAAAGAGCAAGAAAAAGTGTTCAGACCTAACtctggaagaaatgaaaaagcagGCTGCTGTCCAGTGTCTTCGATCTGCATCTGATGAG AGCTCGGGCATCGAGACTCTAGTGGAGGAGCTGTGCTCCAGGCTGAGGGACCTGCAGAGTGAGCAAG AAGAGAAGATTCACAAGAAGCTGGAGGGGTCCCCCTCCCCGGAGGCAGAAACGTCCCCCACAGCGAGGGATCAGGTGGAAAT GTACTACGAAGCATTTCCACCACTTTCTGAGAAACCAGTTTGCCTGCAAGAAATCATGACCGTGTGGAACAAGTCCAAAGTCTGTTCTCACTCTAGCTCTTCTTCATCATCCACAGCCCCACCAGCCAGCACGGACACGTCCTCTCCCAAGGATGGCCACAGTGAGAGTGAGGCCGCCAGGGAAAGGGGCAGGGGAGCACCCTGCAGCGCACATGAGACGGCCCCAGGCAGGAGTTGGAGCGAGAAGGAGAGCAAGCTCAGCAGCGGCATGCCTGAAGAGCTGCCCGCATCCTACAAGAAGCAGGCCCGGCACAGGCCAGAGGGGAAGGCCCGCCCTCGCTCCTGGTCTTCGGGCTCCAGTGAGGCTGGCTCAAGCTCCAGTGGCACCCAGGGAGAGCCGAGGGTGCCCACCAAGTGTGTCAAAGTGAGGCACAGGGCACGGGAGGCACGAAACAAGAAGGGACGCAGCGGGCAGAGCCGGTTTCCGGCAAAGAGTGGCGAGAAGGCAGAGAGAGGCGTCCGCActgggagcagcagcagcagcggtggGGGTTCCATCAAGCAGCTGTGCAAACGGGGGAAGAGGCCGCTCAAGGAGCCGGGGAGGAGAGACTCTGGTGGCACAGAAGGAAAGGACCTGTGTGTGGAGAGCAGGAGTGACAGGGAGTACAAAGAGGAGCCACTGTGGTATACCGAGCCCATTGCCGAGTACTTCATTCCCTCGAGCAGAAAGAGCAAGCTGGAGACCACGTACCGCCACAGGCCGGAGCTGAGTGCGCTGACGCCGGAAGCCGGCGGGGAGCTGTCAGAAGCAGTGCATGGCCTGTGTGTCAGCAGCAGCACCCACAAAACATACCTCACGGCAGGCACCTTCATCGATGGTCATTTTGTAGAAATGCCTGCAGTTGGTGAGGCTGCTGACCTCCCTGGGACCTCGTTCTGTTCTCCGCCGGAGGACAACAAATACCTGGATGACATTCATCTGTCAGAACTCACACACTTCTATGAAGTGGATATCGATCAATCCATGTTGGATCCTGGTGCCTCAGAAACAGTGCGAGGAGAAAGTCGGATCTTGAACTTGATTCGGCAGAAAGGCAGTGAGAGGACGGGTTTTGAGGCAGAATGTTGCATAGTGTTAGATGGGATGGAGTTGCAAGGGGAGCGTGCAATATGGACAGACCCCGCCAGCGCGGGGGGTGCCGAGGGCCTGCTGCTGCAGGCAGGCGCTGGGAACCTGGCTCAGTTCTGGGACGGCTGCTCGTCCAGCTCTGGCGACGCCGACGCCGAGAGCTTTGGGGGAGACTCTCCCATCCGGCTCTCCCCGCTCTTGGATGGCGCGATGCATAACTCAGACTTGCTGACCGGCAATCACGAGCTCTTTTCAGACGTTCATGAAGGATCTAGTGTCAACTCCTGTTTTTCAGTGTTTGAAGTGCAATGCAGTgattctgttctacccttttctTTTGAAACACTCAACTTGGGAAACGAAGATACAGATTTTAGTGGTAATGTGCTTGGGAAAACACAATCTAGATTGCTAATATGGACCAAAAATAGTGCCTTTGAAGAAAACGAACACTGTTCCAATCTTTCAACGAGAACGTGTAGTCCCTGGTCCCATTCAGAAGAGACACGTTCAGACAATGAGACGCTAAGTGTCCAGTTTGAAGAGTCCACGCAGTTTAGTGCAGAGGATATTAATTATGTCGTCCCTAGAGTCTCGTCAAATTACGTAGATGAAGAACTCCTAGATTTTTTGCGAGGTGAAGCTTGCCAGCAAAACAGTAGAACTTTGGGAGAAATTCCTACAGTACTTTTCAAAAAGAAATCTAAATTAGAATCTGTCTGCGGAATTCAGTTAGAACACAAACCGGAAGGCAGAGACTTTGAGACTGCACATGTGTGTGGCGGAGGCAGCCCACCTGGGGACAGCTACCACTCAGGGGCCATGAAGGGTATCTGGACACACGTGGCGGGGGGAAACCCAGTGGCCACGCTGGACACAGAAAAGATGGACGGTGAGCCGTTCTCTGCAGACGTAAATAGCTACTGCTGCTGTCTAGACGCTGAGGCAGAAACCGAAGCCCTCCAGGAAGCCAGCAAGGCCGTGCAGAGGTCGGAGTACCGTCTGTGGGAGGGGCAGAAGGGGGGCCTGGAGAAACGCGCGTTTGTCCCCAGCGAGCCAGCAGAGGTGGACGGGGGTGACTACACAATGCCCTCGAGGCCATGGGATGCGGTCCAGGAGAAGGAGAGTGCCTTCATCCTGGGGGGCGTCTATGGGGAGCTCAAGACCTTCAGCAGTGAGGGGGAGTGGGCCGTGGTGCCGCCTGGCCCCTCCAGGGGCAGCCTGCTGCAGTGTGCCGCCTCTGATGTTGTGACCATTGCTGGCACTGATGTCTTCATGACGCCCGGAAACAGCTTTGCTCCAGGCCACAGGCAGCTGTGGAGGCCCTTGGTGTCCTTTGAACAGAACGACCCTCCCAAGAGCAGGGAGAGTGGGTGGAATAAGGGGTTTTCTTTCATCTTCCATGAAGACTTGCTGGGTGCGTGTGGCAACTTTCCAGTTGAGGACCCTGGGCTGGAGTGTCCATTCTCCTCCTTGGGCCTGAGCAGTCCGCTCTCACAGGTCCTCCACGTCGAGTGCTCCTTTGAGCCCGAAGGGATTGCCTCGTTCAGCCCTGGTTTTAAGCCCAAGTCCATCCTCTGCTCCGACTCAGACGGCGAGGTGTTCCACCCCAGGACGTGCGGCGTCGACAGGACTCAGTACAGGGCCATCCGCATCTCTCCCCGGACCCACTTTCGCCCCATATCAGCATCTGAGCTGTCCCCGGGAGGGGGGAGTGAGTCCGAGTCTGAGTCTGAGAAAGAGGAAGTGAGTATCCCCATCCCTCCTCAGGTGGACGCCTTCCAGGACCCACAGGCGGACCTCAAGCCTCTTGAAGAAGATGCAGAGAAAGAAGGCCATTACTACGGGAAGTCGGAGCTCGAGTCCGGAAAATTCCTCCCCAGGCTAAAAAAGTCTGGGATGGAGAAGAGTGCACAGACATCCCTGGATTCCCAGGAAGAGGCAGCCGGTGTCCTGCCAGCAGGAAAACCGAGTCCGTGTGTGGGGTGCAGCTCGAGCGAGACCCTGCAGATAGGCTTAGGAAGCTCAGAAGCAAATTGCAAAATAATGGCACAGTGCGAAGAAGAAATTAGTCATTTTTGCAGTTGTAAAGCAGGTTGTCAGTTTCCTGCTTGTGAAGATAATCGGGTGTCTTCAGGGGAGCTGGACGAG TTTCCTGTGTTGAACGCGGACGTGCAGGGAACGAGGAGACATCAGGAGAAGCCGACCTGGTGGGGAAAAGCCCtgttctctcctctctttcctgcGTCCGAGTGTGAAG AGTGTTACACGAATGCCAAGGGAGAGAACGGTCTAGAAGAATACCCAGATATTAAAGACATGCCCAGCGACGAGCACCTGCTGGACTTCAATAGG GGTTTCCCCTAA